One stretch of Nicotiana tabacum cultivar K326 chromosome 18, ASM71507v2, whole genome shotgun sequence DNA includes these proteins:
- the LOC107766339 gene encoding protein NLP7 isoform X4 encodes MPEFSPHVRYYYMGEYPLRNFAMCLGVGSYWTVPVFEGSGDRCIGVLEYAFDANEGLDICSILDRFINNHRILKTMGLALIPSWLACPQEIQEVSEQELAKVKEVLEVTCKTHKLLFAQTWIPVLDSSRTEMLITSAPTKYCSEEITSLEFLAVSDLHHVRTGQGLVGKVFSSKGSCFCRDITQLSIDFYPLVPIARSARFTACFAIFVRLKNASRMVLEFFLPRDETLDGNPQSFLSKLLATIGEQLPSFSLDSGPSFFVEVIGTALVDGLDFFEISQPQPVIEPKGNKKVMHFDSLNQESADLGSSSSTDIAAHSMETTKDTPGIHGIAISQKILELENKEESVLLNSAHQQGVEEADAVDKERNFLNFKENEVSYTDSDIFATFIVDPEQNLQKNLSIIEASLDEELEYFDIGQHQLPLMVKYDTLNQLSDIDPLSSSDFEEIITVDYGWDARMNLQSKDKGETTQPDLAYQQRGEAADVADKQRHSLHVKESTNSHNCPEKHKRIKRIEKEYGISRSVLEEQFGKKLSDAAKDLGVARTTLKRMCRDNDIYRWPRCKSATDVCSVSESKPVKGVEKQSVNSSQEDLQPHATLTDQRKKPTAAFQSDNAMSVKVTCKDVTVKFPLSLSSGKIDLEAEIKKRLRIPIGSCSIKYEDEDNDWIAITCDSDLEYGIHTLRSLGRTTMKMLVEPLN; translated from the exons ATGCCTGAATTCAGCCCTCATGTCAGATACTATTACATGGGCGAATACCCTTTGCGCAATTTTGCAATGTGTCTGGGAGTAGGTAGCTATTGGACTGTGCCTGTGTTTGAGGGTTCAGGGGACCGTTGCATTGGCGTACTCGAATATGCATTCGACGCAAATGAAGGTCTTGATATTTGCTCTATCTTAGACCGTTTCATCAACAATCACAGAATACTTAAG ACAATGGGTCTGGCTCTCATTCCTTCATGGTTAGCATGCCCTCAAGAG ATACAAGAAGTATCGGAGCAAGAACTCGCTAAAGTAAAGGAGGTTTTGGAAGTAACATGTAAGACTCACAAGTTACTCTTTGCTCAAACTTGGATTCCTGTGCTTGATTCAAGTAGAACAGAAATGTTGATCACCTCGGCCCCAACAAAGTATTGCAGTGAAGAGATAACATCTCTTGAATTTTTGGCTGTTAGTGACCTACATCATGTACGGACTGGGCAAGGATTGGTTGGAAAAGTGTTTTCATCAAAGGGTTCATGCTTTTGCAGAGATATAACTCAATTAAGCATAGATTTTTACCCCTTAGTACCAATTGCACGCTCTGCTAGATTTACCGCCTGTTTTGCAATTTTTGTGAGACTGAAGAATGCAAGCCGCATGGTACTAGAATTCTTTTTACCTCGTGATGAGACACTCGATGGAAATCCGCAAAGTTTCTTGAGCAAGCTATTAGCCACAATTGGAGAACAACTTCCAAGCTTTTCTCTAGATTCAGGACCAAGCTTTTTTGTTGAGGTTATCGGAACTGCTCTTGTTGATGGGCTTGATTTCTTTGAGATAAGCCAACCACAACCAGTGATTGAACCAAAGGGAAACAAAAAAGTGATGCATTTTGATTCCTTGAATCAAGAATCCGCTGATTTAGGATCTTCGAGTTCAACTGATATAGCAGCTCATTCCATGGAAACTACAAAGGATACTCCTGGTATACATGGTATTGCTATTTCTCAAAAGATTTTGGAATTAGAGAATAAAGAAGAATCTGTACTGCTAAATTCAGCACACCAACAAGGAGTTGAGGAAGCTGATGCGGTGGACAAAGAAAggaattttttaaatttcaagGAGAATGAAGTTTCCTATACTGATTCAGACATATTTGCAACATTTATTGTTGATCCAGAGCAAAATTTGCAAAAAAACTTGTCTATTATTGAAGCTTCTCTTGATGAAGAACTCGAGTACTTTGACATAGGTCAGCATCAACTTCCTTTGATGGTAAAATATGACACCCTCAATCAACTATCTGATATTGATCCTTTGAGTTCATCTGATTTTGAAGAAATTATAACTGTAGATTATGGATGGGATGCTCGAATGAATCTTCAGTCAAAGGACAAAGGAGAAACTACACAGCCAGATTTAGCATATCAACAGAGAGGGGAGGCAGCTGATGTAGCGGACAAACAAAGGCATTCTCTGCATGTCAAAGAGAGTACAAATTCCCATAATTGCCCAGAGAAACATAAAAGGATAAAGAGGATAGAAAAGGAGTATGGTATTAGTCGTAGCGTTCTAGAAGAACAATTTGGAAAGAAACTTTCTGATGCTGCAAAAGATTTAGGAG TTGCTCGAACTACCTTGAAGCGCATGTGTAGAGACAACGACATTTACAGGTGGCCACGCTGTAAGTCTGCAACTGACGTATGTTCTGTTTCTGAAAGCAAACCAGTAAAAGGAGTTGAAAAACAGTCAGTGAATTCCAGTCAAGAAGACCTGCAGCCACATGCTACATTGACTGATCAGAGGAAGAAACCTACGGCTGCATTTCAGAGTGACAACGCCATGAGCGTAAAGGTAACTTGCAAAGATGTGACTGTAAAGTTTCCACTGTCTCTTTCATCGGGGAAAATCGATTTAGAAGCAGAAATCAAAAAGAGATTGAGAATTCCTATAGGAAGTTGTTCTATCAAGTATGAAGATGAAGACAATGACTGGATTGCAATAACATGTGATTCAGATTTAGAGTATGGAATACACACTTTAAGATCATTAGGAAGAACTACAATGAAGATGTTGGTTGAGCCCTTGAATTAA
- the LOC107766339 gene encoding protein NLP7 isoform X1: protein MPVELKFSYRKEGDGINRWVFWTNRNGEELNHIKSLFQFLRDSTHTDTNGDSQINRLTTKNLVELLDVQGTCLIQFWAPIRINGGQTFLTTADQPFALNGKIHEGLWAYRRVCLHTIASVDTTDITAAKRIHVHGRPARVFRSGMPEFSPHVRYYYMGEYPLRNFAMCLGVGSYWTVPVFEGSGDRCIGVLEYAFDANEGLDICSILDRFINNHRILKTMGLALIPSWLACPQEIQEVSEQELAKVKEVLEVTCKTHKLLFAQTWIPVLDSSRTEMLITSAPTKYCSEEITSLEFLAVSDLHHVRTGQGLVGKVFSSKGSCFCRDITQLSIDFYPLVPIARSARFTACFAIFVRLKNASRMVLEFFLPRDETLDGNPQSFLSKLLATIGEQLPSFSLDSGPSFFVEVIGTALVDGLDFFEISQPQPVIEPKGNKKVMHFDSLNQESADLGSSSSTDIAAHSMETTKDTPGIHGIAISQKILELENKEESVLLNSAHQQGVEEADAVDKERNFLNFKENEVSYTDSDIFATFIVDPEQNLQKNLSIIEASLDEELEYFDIGQHQLPLMVKYDTLNQLSDIDPLSSSDFEEIITVDYGWDARMNLQSKDKGETTQPDLAYQQRGEAADVADKQRHSLHVKESTNSHNCPEKHKRIKRIEKEYGISRSVLEEQFGKKLSDAAKDLGVARTTLKRMCRDNDIYRWPRCKSATDVCSVSESKPVKGVEKQSVNSSQEDLQPHATLTDQRKKPTAAFQSDNAMSVKVTCKDVTVKFPLSLSSGKIDLEAEIKKRLRIPIGSCSIKYEDEDNDWIAITCDSDLEYGIHTLRSLGRTTMKMLVEPLN, encoded by the exons ATGCCTGTTGAACTCAAATTTTCTTACAGAAAAGAAGGTGATGGAATTAATAGGTGGGTTTTCTGGACTAATCGTAATGGGGAGGAGCTGAACCATATTAAATCTCTCTTCCAATTTCTCA GAGATTCTACTCACACTGATACAAATGGTGACAGTCAAATAAACAGATTGACAACCAAGAATCTAGTCGAGCTTCTTGATGTTCAAGGAACTTGTTTGATTCAATTTTGGGCACCTATAAGGATTAATGGTGGCCAGACTTTTTTAACCACAGCAGACCAACCTTTTGCTCTTAATGGCAAGATTCACGAGGGTCTGTGGGCGTACAGGCGTGTATGTCTCCATACTATAGCTTCAGTCGACACCACAGATATTACTGCAGCTAAACGCATCCATGTCCATGGCCGTCCAGCACGCGTCTTCAGAAGTGGAATGCCTGAATTCAGCCCTCATGTCAGATACTATTACATGGGCGAATACCCTTTGCGCAATTTTGCAATGTGTCTGGGAGTAGGTAGCTATTGGACTGTGCCTGTGTTTGAGGGTTCAGGGGACCGTTGCATTGGCGTACTCGAATATGCATTCGACGCAAATGAAGGTCTTGATATTTGCTCTATCTTAGACCGTTTCATCAACAATCACAGAATACTTAAG ACAATGGGTCTGGCTCTCATTCCTTCATGGTTAGCATGCCCTCAAGAG ATACAAGAAGTATCGGAGCAAGAACTCGCTAAAGTAAAGGAGGTTTTGGAAGTAACATGTAAGACTCACAAGTTACTCTTTGCTCAAACTTGGATTCCTGTGCTTGATTCAAGTAGAACAGAAATGTTGATCACCTCGGCCCCAACAAAGTATTGCAGTGAAGAGATAACATCTCTTGAATTTTTGGCTGTTAGTGACCTACATCATGTACGGACTGGGCAAGGATTGGTTGGAAAAGTGTTTTCATCAAAGGGTTCATGCTTTTGCAGAGATATAACTCAATTAAGCATAGATTTTTACCCCTTAGTACCAATTGCACGCTCTGCTAGATTTACCGCCTGTTTTGCAATTTTTGTGAGACTGAAGAATGCAAGCCGCATGGTACTAGAATTCTTTTTACCTCGTGATGAGACACTCGATGGAAATCCGCAAAGTTTCTTGAGCAAGCTATTAGCCACAATTGGAGAACAACTTCCAAGCTTTTCTCTAGATTCAGGACCAAGCTTTTTTGTTGAGGTTATCGGAACTGCTCTTGTTGATGGGCTTGATTTCTTTGAGATAAGCCAACCACAACCAGTGATTGAACCAAAGGGAAACAAAAAAGTGATGCATTTTGATTCCTTGAATCAAGAATCCGCTGATTTAGGATCTTCGAGTTCAACTGATATAGCAGCTCATTCCATGGAAACTACAAAGGATACTCCTGGTATACATGGTATTGCTATTTCTCAAAAGATTTTGGAATTAGAGAATAAAGAAGAATCTGTACTGCTAAATTCAGCACACCAACAAGGAGTTGAGGAAGCTGATGCGGTGGACAAAGAAAggaattttttaaatttcaagGAGAATGAAGTTTCCTATACTGATTCAGACATATTTGCAACATTTATTGTTGATCCAGAGCAAAATTTGCAAAAAAACTTGTCTATTATTGAAGCTTCTCTTGATGAAGAACTCGAGTACTTTGACATAGGTCAGCATCAACTTCCTTTGATGGTAAAATATGACACCCTCAATCAACTATCTGATATTGATCCTTTGAGTTCATCTGATTTTGAAGAAATTATAACTGTAGATTATGGATGGGATGCTCGAATGAATCTTCAGTCAAAGGACAAAGGAGAAACTACACAGCCAGATTTAGCATATCAACAGAGAGGGGAGGCAGCTGATGTAGCGGACAAACAAAGGCATTCTCTGCATGTCAAAGAGAGTACAAATTCCCATAATTGCCCAGAGAAACATAAAAGGATAAAGAGGATAGAAAAGGAGTATGGTATTAGTCGTAGCGTTCTAGAAGAACAATTTGGAAAGAAACTTTCTGATGCTGCAAAAGATTTAGGAG TTGCTCGAACTACCTTGAAGCGCATGTGTAGAGACAACGACATTTACAGGTGGCCACGCTGTAAGTCTGCAACTGACGTATGTTCTGTTTCTGAAAGCAAACCAGTAAAAGGAGTTGAAAAACAGTCAGTGAATTCCAGTCAAGAAGACCTGCAGCCACATGCTACATTGACTGATCAGAGGAAGAAACCTACGGCTGCATTTCAGAGTGACAACGCCATGAGCGTAAAGGTAACTTGCAAAGATGTGACTGTAAAGTTTCCACTGTCTCTTTCATCGGGGAAAATCGATTTAGAAGCAGAAATCAAAAAGAGATTGAGAATTCCTATAGGAAGTTGTTCTATCAAGTATGAAGATGAAGACAATGACTGGATTGCAATAACATGTGATTCAGATTTAGAGTATGGAATACACACTTTAAGATCATTAGGAAGAACTACAATGAAGATGTTGGTTGAGCCCTTGAATTAA